CGTGGGGGAAAGGGTACCAGGATTAAAAGGAATATGATGAAGATGGGCAAAAGTCAGCAAATCTTGATGAAAATGGGGACTAAAAGCAAATTGCGCCCCTGCATTGATAGCGTCTTTTAAATGGGAAATCGTCAAAATAGTACCCACCCCGATATGACAGTCTGGCAGTTGTTGACGGAGATGATTAACTAACTTATCTGCTTGATAACTATTCCAGGTGATTTCAATTAACTTAATTCCTGCCTCCGATGCCGTATAGGCCATCTTTTCCCCCAATTCCCAATTAGATGCCCTAATGACGGCGATAAGACGGTATTTTCTGAGGAGAGATAGCCAACTGTGGAGCATTAACTTTTTAAGAACTAGAATTGATTATTATTCAACAATAATGAATAATGAGTAAGCAAATATTTTGCCAAAGAGAGAATCATTTACCAGAGTATCATTGCAGTTAGGATCATTAATTGCCATCGCTCTGGATAACACATCATCTAATTAACAAGGAAGGGATAGCGTGAAAATACTGGTACTAGCATGGGAATTTCCGCCGAGAATAGTAGGGGGTATTGCTCGTCATGTAGCAGAATTATATCCTGAAATTGTTAAGTTAGACCATGACATTCATCTTATCACTGTGGAGTTTGGTAGCGCCCCTGCCTATGAACAGGTAGAAGGAATCAAGATTCATCGTGTGCCTGTGGCACCCCATGATCATTTTTTTGATTGGGTACATAATATGAATCGAAGTATGCAACATCAAGCCCACAAATTAATTAATCATATTGGTACTTTTGATCTAATTCATGCCCATGATTGGTTGGTAGCCGAAAGTGCGATCGCCCTTAAACATCAGTATAAAATACCTTTAGTAGCCACCATCCACGCCACGGAATACGGCAGACACAACGGCATCCATAACCATAGCCAAGCCTATGTATCTAGTCAGGAAGGCAATTTAATCTATAACGCATGGCGAGTAATTGTCTGTAGTAGTTATATGCGCGAAGAAGTCCATCGAGCTTTTAACTGTCCTTGGGATAAAATTGATATTGTGTATAACGGCATTCGGGCGGAAAAAAAACAACATCCCCCCCATTTTGATAAACAAGCATTTCGCCGTCAATATGCCGCCGATGATGAAAAGATAGTTTACTACGTGGGTAGGATGACTTATGAAAAGGGTATTCAAGTATTATTAAATGCCGCTCCCCAAATTTTACGAGCCACAGGCTATAAAGCCAAATTTATCATTATTGGTGGTGGTGATACCAGTAATATCAAAGCCCAAGCCGCTAGATTAGGAATTTGGGATCGATGTTATTTTACAGGGTTTATGTCTGATGAAGATCTCAATAAATTTCAAACCATCGCTGACTGTGCAGTTTTTCCTAGTTTATACGAACCTTTTGGCATTGTTGCCCTCGAAAGTTTTGCCTCTCGGGTGCCTGTGGTGGTTTCTAATACGGGGGGATTGCCAGAGGTGGTACAACACGAGAAAACAGGTATCACTACCTATGCCAATGATTATAATTCCCTTGCTTGGGGAATTTTACAAGTGTTGCAAAACCCAGACTATGCCAAAATTTTGGTAGCTAATGCTTATCAAGATTTAAAAGACAGGTTTAGGTGGAGTGACTTGGCAAAACAAACTGTGGCAGTTTATACTCACATTTTAAAAGAGCGTCGCTCAGTTACGTGGCATTAAACATTGATTTTTGCATCAAAAGTTAATTCTAAACCTCTGGGGATGGTGGAATATAACTCCAAAATAGCCTGGGCTTGGGGTGATTTTTGGATTTGTTCGATCATAAATTCGATCATAGGTTTCGCCACTGTACATTGTAAGTTGCCTTGGGTGTCGTAGGTGCGATCGCTCCCTTGCATTTCGGCAATGGGAATTTGATGGCATTTTTGATCAAATGGACAACTGCGACAGGTTTCCATTCTCATTTCTCTTCTGATGATGGTTTGATTATGTTCTGGAGAATTGAGAATATCAGTTAGGGAGTTATCAAAGATATTACCCATATATCCTTCGGGTAGATATGCCTCTCCGTAGTTATACAAATCACCGTTAAGATTAACAATAGTTACCCATTCCCTTTTGGAGGGGTTAAAACGACGAATATTGCGATCTAAGAGATAGCGCACCGCTGCGATAAAATAATCCCAGAGAGGATAAATACGAATATGACTAGGATTTTTAAATTGTTCTAGGGTTACGGCTTTATATGCTTCGAGAATTTGCTCACTATCAATCATCAGGGGTTTCATTCGCTCGGAAGGTTCTACACTATTAGAAACTGGTAGCATACGATAAGTAATCCCTAGATTGTTGAAAAAATGATAAGTGTTTAAGATATAGTCTATGTTGAGGGCATGAACGACATTTATCACCCCAAAAGGGATTTTTCGATCTATTAATTTTTGTAAATTATCTACCACTTGATCTCGAGAGTCTTTTCCTTTTATATCAATCCTTTGTCCGCCAAATACATCAAAGGATACCCCCAATGATATATTTAACTCCTCTAATAAATCTAAGGTGCGATCGCTCAGATGAACTAAATTAGTTTGTAAACTATTACGAAAAGAAATCCCCCGCTGGGTTAAATACTTTTCCTGAAGACTACAAAAATCACGAAAATAATGCTCGGGTAATAATAAAGGTTCTCCCCCATGAAAAACAAATTCAGGGGAAAATTCTTGCTGTTGAAAATAGTCCGCAACATGGGCAAAAAAGGATTCTAATTGCTCCAATGACATTTTTTCCTTATTTCCCAATTCATCATATTCATAACAATATTCACAGCGTAAATTACATAATTTACTTAATTTAATAACAAAATACATAGTTATATAAACATATTATTTTTGATAATTTTTCTTACTTTATACGGACATAATATACTGCCTCCTTTATCAGTACATAGGTTAATAAATTGAAATTAAAAAACTAGGAAAGAGATATATTCTTTCCTAGTCCATAACATCCTGATGATGTTATTTAAAAGGATCGTTCAGGGAGGCTTCTATTGGGCAATCCGGGCAAATCACGCTGTGGGGTAATGCGATCATTCGGTTCAATCATCGGCTCTGTAGGAGTCACCTGATTTAGAGAATCTCTGACATTTCCTCTGGGCATAATTTCCCCTTCGGGTTCATCAGGACAACGTCCCCCAGGGCAATATTGAAGCCAGAGGGGTTCATCATCTCCGCCATCGTCTCCACCACAACCATCACAGCTAGTGACGATACCATTTTCAACGGTGAAAATGATGTTATTGTTGGTATAAGCACCATCTTGTAAGGGTGTTTGTCTGCCACCGTCAAAAAGAACGATCGCCCTTCCATCTTGTACAGCGATACTATTTCCCCCAGTTTGTCTCAAAATATTATCTAAGGGAACTGCACGAGTGCGAATTGCCGGGTCAATCTCTCTAATTTGGGCATGGGCAGAAGAAACCATTACGCTATCTAAAACGCTGGTCAACTGATGAAGCAAACCACTTCCTCCTGCGACAGTTAAACCTGTAACAGAGGCGATAATAATGGCAGTTTTCCCTTTGTTTTTGATGTTTTGTTTAGACATTTATCATTTTTTGTTGACTACATGGTTATGGATAACTGCGATCGCCCATCAACCATTGATGATAGGGATTAACACTAAGTGTTATTAATGTAGAGGTAAGTTGTTCCATAACCTTAAACACATTAGACGTATTTGATCATTAAAAGTTCCCGTTTTTCTTGTGTTTACCGAATTTTAAAATCGTCTTTGGTATCTAATCCTAAACTCGTTGAAAATATAATCATAAGATACAGAAATATTAGAACGATTTTCGAGAGGATAAACTCCTTCCACGAGGGGAAATACCCTTAAATCACTCATTCCTAAAGGTCTTCCCCAAGTGCTTACCCTTTCATTTACCCCAAAGGTAAGATCATTAAATAAGGGTACTACAACTAATTGCAATAATCCACTTTCAATTAAATCAATATTTCCAGCCCCTTCGAGTTGATCGAGTAAACCCAAGAATTGACCTCCTACTATCAGATTAACTAATTCCCCTTGACTACGTCCGGGGATACTACTTAACCTCACGAGGGGAGAGTTGAGGATTTCGAGGTTCGAGTTTTCGGGATTAAAACTTCCTGCAATGTTGGTGCATCGGGCGACAGAATCGAGTCTTTCTTGACTCCAACCTTCTTTGTTTATAGCTGTATCCGAGGAAGGAATATCACAGGGATTAACCCCTGTTCCCCCTGCAATTAAGGGGGTGAGGGATTGTAAATTGCCTGTGATGGCGAGTTCTACTCTGACAGTTTCCCCCCTACCTCCTCGAATGATAGGATCTGAAATTTCATTAGTTCTAATGGTAGTTAGTTGACGGGAATAATCGATAACATCTCCCTCTACTAATATATCTACCTCGGGATTAAAGACGCTTTGGTCAGGTCGAAAGACAATTCTGTTTTCGTTGGTGCGGGAGAGGAAAAAGGTGGTTTGTTCGGTGATAGCAGTTCCCAAAATTCCAAAGGGAGATGCAGTGCCTATGGTAATTCGCCCTCTACGAATGTTTAATTCGCCATCAGCAGTTATGTTTTCAGGATTTAATCCCCTACCGTTAACTAACAAATCACCGTCAAATAAGAAGCGATAAACCCCAAATTGGGAAATATCTAAATCCCTTAAACTAACTTCCAGATTGTTAATTTGTGGTTGAAAAATTCCTTCCCCTGTGAAGCCGTTTTCCCCTAACCATTGACTGGCGATGTTGATTTCTTCGGGGGTGAGGGTTTCTCCGTTGGTATTAAGGTTGGGGATGCTGACTCTACCCCCAGCAAGGCGGAAGAAGCCCCCTAAAACGGGATTTAACACTGTGCCATCGATACGGATTTGGGCATCCACTCCCCCTCGGTAGAGGTTAGTTAAATCAAGGGTTTGGTTAGGGATGGAGATGGTGAGGGGGTTTTCATTGTCAGGTTGGGCAGTGGTTAGAGGTAAACTACCCCCCAGATTAATCTCCGTATCCTTTATTTTAGCTTGTACTTGGTTAAGGGCGATCGCCCTGCCATCCACATCCACCTCCCCAGAGACAATTACAGAATCCTCAATAGAAGAAGAATCAAGCCTTGCATTATCCAAATTCACCCTACCCCTCACCTGCACCTGATTTAAATCAGGATTTTCAAAAAAGCGATTCAGAGAAGCAATTTCCACATCAAATTCTGCATTGGCATCTCCCCCCGTCAAAGCCAACTGCCCTTGGGTTAGAATCCCCAACACCTCCAAAGCCTCCTTCGCCAGAGACACATTTAAAGTGGCAGGAAAAGGAGTCGCAAACAGAGGATGATAAGGCAAAGTAGAAGTTATCTGTATCTCCTCTGGTGCGGTGGAAGCAAAATTAAATAAATAATCCTCATAAATAAAATCCCCCCTTACCTCTTGGGCTAAAATTGCTCCATCGAAACTACTATCCCTTACTACCACATTACCCTCAATGAGAGGATTTAATAAATTACCAGCCAATCTTCCCTCAATATCCACAATACCCCCAAAATCAGACTCAGGAATAAAGGCGCTAAAAGTATCTAAAGATAAATTAGACACCCTAAAATCTCCCTCCTGCCTAGTTAAAGATAAATTACCAGCAAAAGCCACCTCACTATCATTTACCCCCAACACAAAAGGCTGTATTTCCACATTATTATCTCGAAACTCCGCCCGTAAACTTAT
The sequence above is a segment of the Cyanobacterium stanieri PCC 7202 genome. Coding sequences within it:
- a CDS encoding 2-keto-3-deoxy-phosphogluconate aldolase (PFAM: KDPG and KHG aldolase~TIGRFAM: Entner-Doudoroff aldolase~COGs: COG0800 2-keto-3-deoxy-6-phosphogluconate aldolase~InterPro IPR000887~KEGG: npu:Npun_F2718 keto-hydroxyglutarate-aldolase/keto-deoxy- phosphogluconate aldolase~PFAM: KDPG and KHG aldolase~SPTR: 2-dehydro-3-deoxyphosphogluconate aldolase/4-hydroxy-2-oxoglutarate aldolase;~TIGRFAM: 2-dehydro-3-deoxyphosphogluconate aldolase/4-hydroxy-2-oxoglutarate aldolase) codes for the protein MLHSWLSLLRKYRLIAVIRASNWELGEKMAYTASEAGIKLIEITWNSYQADKLVNHLRQQLPDCHIGVGTILTISHLKDAINAGAQFAFSPHFHQDLLTFAHLHHIPFNPGTLSPTEIIHAFDAGAQAVKVFPIKAVGGVDYIKSLQGPMAGFPLIPTGGIKVVEAFDFLEVGAIAVGLSGDLFPMDLVRAQQWEIMGDRIYQLIQKINHRPQ
- a CDS encoding glycosyl transferase group 1 (PFAM: Starch synthase catalytic domain; Glycosyl transferases group 1~COGs: COG0438 Glycosyltransferase~InterPro IPR001296~KEGG: mar:MAE_59160 glycosyl transferase~PFAM: glycosyl transferase group 1~SPTR: Probable glycosyl transferase) gives rise to the protein MKILVLAWEFPPRIVGGIARHVAELYPEIVKLDHDIHLITVEFGSAPAYEQVEGIKIHRVPVAPHDHFFDWVHNMNRSMQHQAHKLINHIGTFDLIHAHDWLVAESAIALKHQYKIPLVATIHATEYGRHNGIHNHSQAYVSSQEGNLIYNAWRVIVCSSYMREEVHRAFNCPWDKIDIVYNGIRAEKKQHPPHFDKQAFRRQYAADDEKIVYYVGRMTYEKGIQVLLNAAPQILRATGYKAKFIIIGGGDTSNIKAQAARLGIWDRCYFTGFMSDEDLNKFQTIADCAVFPSLYEPFGIVALESFASRVPVVVSNTGGLPEVVQHEKTGITTYANDYNSLAWGILQVLQNPDYAKILVANAYQDLKDRFRWSDLAKQTVAVYTHILKERRSVTWH
- a CDS encoding Radical SAM domain protein (PFAM: Radical SAM superfamily~TIGRFAM: radical SAM additional 4Fe4S-binding domain~COGs: COG0641 Arylsulfatase regulator (Fe-S oxidoreductase)~InterPro IPR007197:IPR000385~KEGG: cyn:Cyan7425_1758 radical SAM domain protein~PFAM: Radical SAM domain protein~SPTR: Radical SAM domain protein), encoding MYFVIKLSKLCNLRCEYCYEYDELGNKEKMSLEQLESFFAHVADYFQQQEFSPEFVFHGGEPLLLPEHYFRDFCSLQEKYLTQRGISFRNSLQTNLVHLSDRTLDLLEELNISLGVSFDVFGGQRIDIKGKDSRDQVVDNLQKLIDRKIPFGVINVVHALNIDYILNTYHFFNNLGITYRMLPVSNSVEPSERMKPLMIDSEQILEAYKAVTLEQFKNPSHIRIYPLWDYFIAAVRYLLDRNIRRFNPSKREWVTIVNLNGDLYNYGEAYLPEGYMGNIFDNSLTDILNSPEHNQTIIRREMRMETCRSCPFDQKCHQIPIAEMQGSDRTYDTQGNLQCTVAKPMIEFMIEQIQKSPQAQAILELYSTIPRGLELTFDAKINV
- a CDS encoding hypothetical protein (KEGG: fgr:FG03921.1 hypothetical protein~SPTR: Von Willebrand factor, type A); translation: MSKQNIKNKGKTAIIIASVTGLTVAGGSGLLHQLTSVLDSVMVSSAHAQIREIDPAIRTRAVPLDNILRQTGGNSIAVQDGRAIVLFDGGRQTPLQDGAYTNNNIIFTVENGIVTSCDGCGGDDGGDDEPLWLQYCPGGRCPDEPEGEIMPRGNVRDSLNQVTPTEPMIEPNDRITPQRDLPGLPNRSLPERSF